TGGTTTCTCGACGGCGAAGCCGCCAGCCGCCTGTGAACTCAAGGTCTTGGTGGGCGAAACCGCGTGGTCTGTCCCAGTCAGGAATCCGCCGCGGCATCGGCCGGGCCCGGGACAGACCCGTCTCGCGCCTGCCGCGCTGGTTGTGTCCCTTATGATTCGGGGAGGGTTTCGATGGCTTGGGCGATGGCGTTGCGCCAGTGCTCAAATGTCGCGGGGCTGTGCGCATAGGTGTCCATTGATTGCGCAAGCTCCTCCGGCAGCGTGAGCAGCGGCTCGAACGCCGCGACATCTTCCCCGCGCGCTTTGGCCGCCGTCACGCGCTCGTTGAGGATCGCGAGGTATTCGTAGTCCTCGACGCCGTCCCGGATCATTTCGAGACGCAGGCTGGGGACGACGCCCGCGCCCTCGAGCTGGTAGACGAGTTGTCCGTCGCCGCGCCCATCGCCTCCGGGGTTTTCCTTGATTGCTTCGCCGAGCCCGTTGTTGGCGCCGGTAGCCCAATACAGGTTGCCGGTGACGCCGTATTTCCACATGAGCAGGAACGACATGCGGGCGCAGGCGGCTGCCTGGGGGATGGAATAGGTGGGAAGCGGAGCGGAATCGCCACAGTTGTACCACCACATCTCTTTGCCAAGCGAACGGAGTTCCTCGAGCCGCGCGCCGATGTTTTCGCGAGCATACCACTGCACCGGCGGGCAATAGATATCCACCACTTCGTGCCACGATTCGAGCGGCTCGAAGGACACGCACATGATCTTGAGACCGGGCACGGCCTCACGCACTACGCGGCCGATCGCTACAAGCTGTTCGCTGTACTCGATAGCCGGTTCATCCCATAAGTAGAAAAAGGCCCTGTCGAACCATCCCTTTTCCTTCAAATGCTCGCAGAACAGGCGCAGCCATTCGAGCATCCGAGCCTTTGCTTCGGGACCGTCCAAGGGATTGAGAGAGACGTCGGCATCCTCGTTCTTTGCCTCGTCGTGAAACGTCCGGTGCAGGCGCCCGGGAATCAGTCCGCTGCCGTCCCCGGCCGATAGGGGCAGCCCGAATACCGTGAGTCCCATTGAAAACGCTTGTGCCATCGCCTGGTCGTATTCGGCGAAATCCATGGCCATGGAGTCGTCCGCACGAAGCAGATAGCGCGGTTCCGCGAAGGACCCGGCACAGGGCCCGCCGCCGGTCGGCGTGCGGTGCGACAGAAGGACCGCGTTGATGCCTCCGCCCCCGCATCCGATGATGTGTTTCGTGTGCGCCCGAACAGGCAAAGTGAAATCGTAGACGCGCACCGACAGCGGCATTTCGAGAGCATGGGCGTTTTGCGGCGCGATGGTCACGATGGTCTTGTATTGCCCGGCAGGCGCGTCTTCCGGCGCGTGAATTCGTATCCACAGGGACTGTTGCGCGCCGGCCGGCACGTCAAGCGCGTTCATGGGCACGATGGGATCGGGCCAGGGTTCGTTGTTCACCTGCACGAACCGCACGTTCTCGACCTGCACATGCCCGGACTCGATAACGTGACCGGACTCCGCGTGCGTAAGCGGGGTCATGGTTACGGTTGCGTTTTCGAGGGCGCTGTCGCCCGCCATCACGACAAGCTGGACACCCTCGTATTCGTGTCGAGCAAGAGCCACCGCACCGTCGAAAACCAGTTGGGATGCGCGAAGGGGGGAGTTGGGCCGGAGCTTCGCCATGGACGGCGCCCAGCTCGCGATGTATTCCGGAGCACGCCCCTCATTTGACGGCGCGAAATGGCGCGCCGCGCTCAAGCGGAGCACGGCGGCGTCCAGAATGTCCAGGTCATGTCCCAACTTCTGTACAGCTTGCGGGAGCGCGTCGACCGTCATGCTGTCGAGACCGCGAATTGCCGCGAACACTTCCTGCAAGCGCGCCCGGGCGCCGGTTGCGGCGGCCGCGTGCTCTTCTGGAAGCGCTGTCCGGGCCTGTTCGAGTAATGCGGACAGCGATTCGGCGCGCGCTTCGAGTTCCTGGGTTCGCTGCAGTGCCGCCCGGCCGGTACGCACACCCACCGCGTCGATAAACCACACGGAATCGGTGGGCACGCCGCCCCCCGCATAGCCCCGAATACGCACGTACCGGGTGGGACGATCGATGCTGAAAACGTACTCTTTCAGTTCCGGCGACAACTCGACGCGGCTGAGCAGCCGGAAATTCCCGTCCGCGTCCGCAGTTTCGATGGACGTGGTCTTGCCTGCTCCTGGCCCTTCCTGGCGGTAGACGAAGACGAGTTCGCCCCACGGGACTTCGTGTTGCAGGTCGAGCGTCAGTTCGGCCCAGTCGTTCCACCCGTTATGGAGAATGATGCGCGCGGTTTTTCCGTCGGGCGCGCCCAGGGCGTTTTCGACGTCCAGGCACTCAGGGAACGGCAGATCCGTGCGGGC
Above is a window of Candidatus Hydrogenedentota bacterium DNA encoding:
- a CDS encoding DUF6067 family protein, which produces MLTTLLFAAASAAWAGENDELAVWAREVSATNVDKARTDLPFPECLDVENALGAPDGKTARIILHNGWNDWAELTLDLQHEVPWGELVFVYRQEGPGAGKTTSIETADADGNFRLLSRVELSPELKEYVFSIDRPTRYVRIRGYAGGGVPTDSVWFIDAVGVRTGRAALQRTQELEARAESLSALLEQARTALPEEHAAAATGARARLQEVFAAIRGLDSMTVDALPQAVQKLGHDLDILDAAVLRLSAARHFAPSNEGRAPEYIASWAPSMAKLRPNSPLRASQLVFDGAVALARHEYEGVQLVVMAGDSALENATVTMTPLTHAESGHVIESGHVQVENVRFVQVNNEPWPDPIVPMNALDVPAGAQQSLWIRIHAPEDAPAGQYKTIVTIAPQNAHALEMPLSVRVYDFTLPVRAHTKHIIGCGGGGINAVLLSHRTPTGGGPCAGSFAEPRYLLRADDSMAMDFAEYDQAMAQAFSMGLTVFGLPLSAGDGSGLIPGRLHRTFHDEAKNEDADVSLNPLDGPEAKARMLEWLRLFCEHLKEKGWFDRAFFYLWDEPAIEYSEQLVAIGRVVREAVPGLKIMCVSFEPLESWHEVVDIYCPPVQWYARENIGARLEELRSLGKEMWWYNCGDSAPLPTYSIPQAAACARMSFLLMWKYGVTGNLYWATGANNGLGEAIKENPGGDGRGDGQLVYQLEGAGVVPSLRLEMIRDGVEDYEYLAILNERVTAAKARGEDVAAFEPLLTLPEELAQSMDTYAHSPATFEHWRNAIAQAIETLPES